The nucleotide window cttcatggaatttcagaaatttatgaaagacattgaaaaataccggttcctctctgtatttcgcaaaatgtaaacattgtgcatttcttctatttttgtatgtttgagtgcgggttgcatattctaacccctgaaaaatatgaaatatttcacagcctcgtgaattctcttggaatgtttcactgaaatttccatctttcatttttttcttacatttaaTTCTACCCTCTGCTAAAGTCCCGGAAGTTAAAGTTTCCACCATGtccaagataccagtggagggtctttcGTCTCAAGTCATTCCACATTAGACGATGAAACCATGAACACGTAAATAGTGACAGTTTtataaagattttatttttcaaaattataacaTCAATTCTTAAAACGATATTTGCAGCAGTAGAACATATCATTAATGAAGTAAAAGTTTCAGCGACATGCTGCCaagtaaaaatgaagaatttgacTTGAAACCAACCGTGCTGCGTTAACTTTTGATATGACACTTTAGTTACTTACCTCTTCGCCCGATGTAAATATCTCGGTTGTCAAACTTTAGACTATCGTATGAACATTTCCGCCAGTTACTAGCCATCATCAGGTGAGCAAAAAAcgtagaaaaaatttaaacggttgGTCATACGATAGTCTAAGGTTTGACATCAGATATATTTACATCGGGCAAAAAAGTGAGTGACTAAGTGTCATAATGCAACCCGATCAAGAAAGTCAGAGCAtaacttttgatttttcaaaagttccattGGCGCCACCCTtcgttttcaatgttttttcaaTGTGTCCCCGACTAACCATCCAAATAGTGAGAACTAAATTGGAAAATGCGGGTATTGTGAAAGtgaaaataagactttttgGGCTTTCATTTATTAGGCAAGAAATCGCATTTGTCTTACAAAGTTTAGACTGTAGATAGGTAGATTCGCCCCTCGAGGCACCatgtatttttacaatttttcacaagtTGATCTATTAGAAATTGTAGATTCTTTAATGAAAACTTGTCCGCTTTTAAAGAGACTTCATAATCTCAATTTTCTTAGGGACGATAACAGTTAGTTACATTTGTAATGGTATCGATTAGTAAAACAGAATCAAATGTCTTCAAGGAGGGCACATCGTGAAAGGACAGAATCAAAAGCAGTCGAATCAAGTACCCAAAGACAATATTTTTTCACTACTGCTAAACTATGGAATGCTTCGGCACTTACCTTCATCACtataaaatgggggaaaaaaaaccaattttaacaaGGAAGTAAATGCTTGTGGCAATAAATCAATTATGAAATCCAGGAAAACTACGttcttcttttaatttcaaaatttcggacTTTTCGACGCCTTTGGTTTTTAAAGGAAAGCTGGTCAACAGTATTCTGTGAGATGTTTGCACATTtgcattttgagatttttaacaCACTCGCATTTTTTGATGCTTACACATTtgcattttaagatttttaaaatttaattttctagatTTGTCTTTTCATCTTAACCAGGAATTTGTCTGAAAACTTCGAAAAATAACCTACATTTCTACAGTTGCCCTACATGCATATAACAAAACGAATGCTCCTTACACTTCACCCGGGCAAaggcgggagggggggagggtcgACCCTTGGTAAACTTGCGCCTCACGTAAATTCATTCCCTTTCACTATCGATGCTCCTATACTCTTTGGAGTGGTCTAGAAACAAAGGCCATGAACTCCTCGTCAGATTCCAGTGCTTCCATCGCAGGAGCTGCAAGGCACACCCGAAAAGTCACACTTCCTCCACCCTCACGTCCAGGAGACGTATCTACACTCCCGTCAAACCTGAGCACCGTTCCACAGATGATCGTCAGCGCTTTGCCCATCCCGAACTCATTCCCATACATATCGAACCACGGCGAACCACCGATATTCATCGCAGTAGGAACGAACAACTTAGTAATATCAACTATACATGGCGCGCGAACCCATTCCTCCGTAAATTCGCGCACCGATGTATCCGTGAAGCTCACGATCGCTTGGTGTAGCTGCCAAGCCGCCCAACCGAGACTTTTTTCGAGGAGTTCGCCAGCAGTAGTTTGAGCAGAGGCCGAACTTACCATGCTCCCGAAACAATCAGGAGGCAAGGGAGGCTTCATCCTGGGTCTGATGTTTACAGCTGGGTTACAGGAAACTACCTGATCGCTCGGCAGGCGCCTCGCCTTCGTAACGGATCTCCATAAATGCGCGGCTAACGATTGAAATGATGAAATCACAGTGGTATTACATTCTGAATTTGCTTTCGCTTTCAGTTTCGCAGCCGACTCTGCCGAgaagtgaaattttcttgataCATGGCCTTCGGGCACATCGACGTTGGTGATAAACTCATCTTGAAAAGTGACTGGGAAGTCAACCAAAGGACCGCGTCCCTCTGAGGACCACCGTTTCAGGTCTACGGGAGGACGTTCAATCTTTTTACTTTCATCCGTTTGAAATATATTGGACAGTGTGTTCCAGAAATTCCAATAGGAGGCTCCATCAGCCATAGCGTGGTTCATTGAGCAGCCAATGAAGACTCCATCATTCAGTTCGGTGACTTGGATGGAAACTAGAGGTTTTGTACGACCATCGTAGTTGACGGATGTCTTATGGTCGAAGAATGATCGAACGATCAATGGTTCATATCGCGCAGAAAGAATATCCGATGTTGTCATgtcgatttttgcatgaatgaATTTTGCGCCGGGACTGTTGACGCAATCGACGAAGATTAAGTAGGAAGagtcattttcttgtttttttgtcaCTAGGCGGCCAGCAAGCGGATAGTACTGAACGAGAGTGAGGGAAAGAGAATACTTGAGTCTATCTAAGAGATCGTTTATGAAGTCTGCCCGGTTAACCACTTGCGGTGTTTCAAAGAGAAGGCCCTCTTGGATGTAGTGCCAAGACAGCATACATAATTCGAAGGGCATTAGATAGTACGGTTGCTTTGACTCCTCCGTGACATACTGTGGTTTTACAAAGCACTCCGTAATGTGCTGAACGGTTTGAGATTGCATATTCCTTTCGTTTAGGGTCCTTCTGAAGTCAAATATTTTCTCGAATATAGTCCGAGAGATCTCtcaacacactgaaaaaacaccattgaaaattgattcttttttgAATTCACAAGAGGCGAAAGTAACTAAAATGAGATTATCTGCAGGTCATGTTGCTCGATTTCCTCtctgattttattttgtaaGATACATGAAAAGTATGCACCTTAATACTTTGAAACCTGCCTCGTATTTTCCTTAGATTATACAGACTAGGTAGACTTGAAGTAGACTAAAAGTGCAACTACAATTAGGCGGATTCGCCCGAATTCTACGCAATAGGATTTCATGATAcctaattttctcttattttgtcTATAGAGGACTATACTACTCAAGCCCTTTATATTCCTTGTGAATTTGCCTAAGTTCATGAGgaataaacaaagaaaatttcaagctcaGCGTTTCTCAGTATTCTGTTCAGAGAACGTAAAATGAGAGATAatcggacttcattttgcaactagaaactacaattttcagttcatctgtaaaaacacgtacgtACACAGGGCAACTAagggttcatacagcgtttttaaaccga belongs to Bemisia tabaci chromosome 6, PGI_BMITA_v3 and includes:
- the LOC109042015 gene encoding uncharacterized protein isoform X1: MQSQTVQHITECFVKPQYVTEESKQPYYLMPFELCMLSWHYIQEGLLFETPQVVNRADFINDLLDRLKYSLSLTLVQYYPLAGRLVTKKQENDSSYLIFVDCVNSPGAKFIHAKIDMTTSDILSARYEPLIVRSFFDHKTSVNYDGRTKPLVSIQVTELNDGVFIGCSMNHAMADGASYWNFWNTLSNIFQTDESKKIERPPVDLKRWSSEGRGPLVDFPVTFQDEFITNVDVPEGHVSRKFHFSAESAAKLKAKANSECNTTVISSFQSLAAHLWRSVTKARRLPSDQVVSCNPAVNIRPRMKPPLPPDCFGSMVSSASAQTTAGELLEKSLGWAAWQLHQAIVSFTDTSVREFTEEWVRAPCIVDITKLFVPTAMNIGGSPWFDMYGNEFGMGKALTIICGTVLRFDGSVDTSPGREGGGSVTFRVCLAAPAMEALESDEEFMAFVSRPLQRV